The Callospermophilus lateralis isolate mCalLat2 chromosome 3, mCalLat2.hap1, whole genome shotgun sequence genome has a segment encoding these proteins:
- the Arhgap11a gene encoding rho GTPase-activating protein 11A, translating to MWDKRLVRLALLQQLRAVYGIKVKGGRGQCERRRQETAATEVGGKIFGVPFNALPHSIVPEYGHIPSFLVDACTSLQEHIQTEGLFRKSGSVIRLKALKNKLDHGEGCLSSALPCDIAGLLKQFFRELPEPILPVDLHEALFKAQQLGTEEKNKATLLLSCLMADHTIDILRYFFNFLRNVSLRSRENKMDSSNLAVIFAPNLLQTSEGHEKMSANTERRLRLQAAVVQTLIDYASDIGRVPGFILEKIPAMLGIDGLCATPSLEGFEEGEYETPGEYKKRRRQSVGNFVNGALNKLKSNRTPCITPQQDRTAQLSVSPVILTPNAKRKLPVDSSHGFSSKKRKSIKHNFNFDLLPNNLFSGNSTPVPVHFDASPEVSSQSSVSPIAISGNHLTSTDVLRRSKRIAGKKVCRVESGKAGCFSPKISRKEKVRRSLRLKFSLGKNSRDGNGCSGVNRYENVGRRLANQQNLENRIESVKTGLLFSPDIDERLPKKGSKKISKSEENLITPERLNETSYRMSWTGPSNSSFQEMDANEASPIMGNLEVGNFSLEPDITVEKSPATSCELSPSTLHSKPNSSVIGSSLSGDENNLTSETLVKIQKAFSESGSNLHELINHRQSSVTDVGKEKLSETSDIQYSSEKDLFKTNDLTVRESVEKYENHTGKDENCFSEIDLSPYQTQKFGREASVKCYSTEIKVEHEKDIHSKDYLNEQKFPNDEQIKEQWFPQNKLNTKSKENENMIKENLVKCTDSREEEDKSSFSLQSTCHITALSKPRPMRIAKQRSLVEKCDKTVSESLQMTEHGKVSDHIQWFNKLSLNEPSRIKVKSPLKFQRTPVRQSVRRINSLLEYNRQPKQQKLASLGDVASPLVKSVSCDSALPSCTESTSKDSSISHMKSVPKDQRSTSREQSVIGEISKSSMELTSTSSLKKKRHPGSVNASLGSTRVCKQEVILDGQIKVPFDDLTNHNILKSVVNNNVGFSPEIKNKVLRKTSERERVWYKGSPKNPIGKTKLLPTSKPVDL from the exons ATGTGGGATAAGAGGCTGGTCAGATTGGCCTTGTTGCAGCAGCTTCGGGCTGTTTACGGCATTAAGGTCAAGGGTGGACGTGGGCAGTGTGAGCGCAGGAGACAAGAAACAGCAGCCACGGAAGTAGGG GGTAAAATATTTGGAGTACCTTTTAATGCATTGCCCCATTCCATTGTACCAGAATATGGACACATTCCAAG CTTTCTTGTTGATGCCTGCACATCTTTACAAGAGCATATTCAGACAGAAGGACTTTTTAGGAAATCAGGATCTGTTATTCGTCTCAAGGCACTAAAG aATAAACTGGATCATGGTGAAGGTTGCCTGTCTTCTGCACTTCCTTGTGACATTGCAGGACTTCTTAAGCAGTTCTTTAGGGAATTGCCAGAGCCAATTCTCCCTGTTGATTTGCATGAAGCGCTTTTCAAAGCTCAACAGTTAGGAACAGAGGAGAAGAATAAAGCTACACTGTTGCTCTCCTGTCTTATGGCTGATCATACAATTGATATATTAAGATACTTCTTTAACTTTCTCAGGAATGTTTCTCTAAG ATCCAGGGAGAATAAAATGGATAGTAGcaatctggcagtaatatttgcaCCAAATCTTCTCCAGACAAGTGAAGGACATGAAAAGATGTCTGCTAACACAGAAAGAAGACTGAGATTGCAGGCTGCAGTAGTACAAACCCTTATTGATTATGCATCAGATATTG GGCGTGTACCAGGTTTTATCCTGGAAAAGATACCAGCTATGTTGGGCATTGATGGTCTGTGTGCTACTCCATCACTGGAAGGCTTTGAAGAGGGTGAATATGAAACTCCTGGTGAATATAAGAAAAGGCGAAGACAAAGTGTTGGAA ATTTTGTTAATGGAGCACTGAATAAATTGAAATCTAACAGAACACCTTGTATTACACCTCAGCAGGATAGAACTG CTCAACTGTCTGTATCACCAGTAATTCTTACACCAAATGCTAAGCGTAAACTGCCAGTAGATTCTTCTCATGGTTTCTCAAGTAAGAAAAGGAAGTCCATCAAACACAATTTTAACTTTGATCTGTTGCCAAATAATCTCTTCAGTGGCAATTCCACACCAGTACCAG TTCACTTTGATGCAAGCCCAGAAGTGTCATCTCAGAGTTCAGTCTCTCCCATAGCCATCAGTGGAAACCATTTAACCAGCACAGATGTGCTAAGGCGAAGTAAAAGGATTGCAGGCAAAAAAGTCTGCAG GGTGGAATCAGGAAAAGCAGGCTGCTTCTCTCCTAAAATCAGCCGTAAAGAAAAGGTTAGAAGATCTCTTCGTTTGAAATTTAGTCTGGGGAAAAATAGCAGAGATGGA AATGGATGTTCTGGTGTCAATAGATATGAAAATGTTGGTCGGAGACTTGCAAATCaacaaaatttagaaaatagGATTGAATCTGTAAAAACAGGCCTACTTTTTAGCCCAGATATAGATGAAAGATTACCAAAGAAAG GTTCAAAAAAGATCAGTAAGTCTGAGGAAAACTTAATAACTCCTGAGCGACTAAATGAAACAAGTTACCGGATGTCTTGGACAGGACCTAGTAATTCAAGTTTTCAAGAAATGGATGCAAATGAAGCTTCTCCAATAATGGGAAATCTTGAGGTGGGAAACTTTTCTTTGGAACCTGATATAACTGTTGAGAAGTCACCTGCTACATCATGTGAACTTAGCCCTTCCACTTTACACAGCAAGCCTAACAGCAGTGTAATAGGAAGCTCCCTTAGTGGGGATGAAAATAACTTGACCTCAGAGACTCTGGTGAAGATTCAAAAAGCATTTTCTGAGTCTGGAAGTAATCTTCATGAATTGATAAATCATAGGCAGTCATCAGTTACTGATGTGGGGAAAGAAAAATTAAGTGAAACATCTGATATACAGTATAGTTCAGAGAAAGATCTATTTAAAACTAATGATTTGACTGTGAGAGAATCAGTAGAAAAGTATGAAAACCACACTGGTAAAGATGAAAATTGTTTTTCAGAAATAGACCTCTCACCATATCAAACTCAAAAATTTGGTAGGGAAGCATCTGTAAAATGTTACTCAACAGAGATAAAGGTAGAACATGAAAAAGACATTCATTCAAAAGATTACTTAAATGAGCAAAAATTCCCCAATGATGAACAAATTAAGGAGCAGTGGTTCCCACAAAATAAACTAAATACTAAATCAAAGGAGAATGAGAACATGATCAAAGAGAACTTAGTGAAATGTACAGATTCTAGGGAAGAAGAGGATAAATCCTCTTTCTCACTGCAGAGTACTTGTCATATAACAGCCCTTTCTAAACCCAGGCCTATGAGAATTGCTAAACAACGATCACTTGTAGAAAAATGTGATAAAACGGTTTCTGAAAGTTTACAAATGACAGAGCATGGAAAAGTTTCAGATCACATACAGTGGTTTAATAAACTTTCTTTAAATGAACCAAGTAGAATAAAAGTGAAGTCACCTCTTAAGTTTCAGCGCACTCCAGTCCGTCAGTCTGTCAGAAGAATTAATTCTTTGTTGGAATATAACAGACAACCTAAACAGCAGAAGTTGGCAAGTCTTGGTGATGTTGCTTCTCCCCTGGTTAAATCAGTGAGCTGTGACAGTGCTCTTCCCTCTTGTACAGAAAGTACATCAAAAGATTCCTCTATTTCACATATGAAGTCAGTTCCTAAAGATCAGAGGTCTACATCGCGTGAACAGTCTGTCATTGGTGAAATTTCAAAATCAAGCATGGAGTTAACCTCTACATCTTCCTTGAAGAAGAAGAGGCACCCAGGTTCTGTGAATGCTTCTCTTGGGTCTACTAGAGTTTGCAAGCAGGAGGTGATATTGGATGGCCAAATTAAGGTTCCCTTTGATGACCTGACTAATCATAATATATTAAAATCTGTTGTAAATAACAATGTGGGTTTTTCTCCTGAGATAAAAAATAAGGTCCTTAGGAAAACATCAGAAAGAGAAAGGGTCTGGTACAAAGGATCTCCAAAAAATCCTATTGGAAAGACTAAACTACTACCAACAAGTAAACCTGTAGATTTGTAA